Proteins encoded together in one Micromonospora auratinigra window:
- a CDS encoding enoyl-CoA hydratase/isomerase family protein has product MSGLRIEELPDRLVVTLDRPEKRNAIDADLIAELHAVCAELEANPRLLLLTGGAAGIFAGGADIGQLRERGRLDALAAINQAAFARIRALPMPTVAAVDGPALGGGAELAYACDLRVCTARAVFGQPEVRLGILAGAGATHRLPALIGEARAKELLFTGRRVDADEALRIGLVNRVVGEPAELLPTAHALLDEIAKGSALAVRLTKLAVDAPPAAHPQLDLLSQAVLFEDEEKHRRMTDFLERRRSR; this is encoded by the coding sequence GTGAGCGGGCTGCGGATCGAGGAGCTGCCGGACCGGCTGGTGGTAACGCTGGACCGGCCGGAGAAGCGCAACGCGATCGACGCCGACCTGATCGCCGAGCTGCACGCGGTCTGCGCCGAGCTGGAGGCCAACCCCCGGCTGCTGCTGCTCACCGGCGGTGCGGCCGGCATCTTCGCCGGTGGCGCCGACATCGGCCAGCTCCGCGAGCGCGGTCGGCTGGACGCGCTGGCCGCCATCAACCAGGCCGCCTTCGCCCGGATCCGGGCGCTGCCGATGCCGACCGTCGCGGCCGTGGACGGCCCGGCGCTGGGCGGCGGCGCGGAACTGGCGTACGCGTGCGATCTCCGGGTCTGCACGGCGCGTGCGGTGTTCGGCCAGCCCGAGGTGCGGCTGGGCATCCTGGCGGGCGCGGGCGCGACCCACCGGTTGCCGGCGCTGATCGGCGAGGCCCGGGCCAAGGAGCTGCTCTTCACCGGCCGGCGGGTGGACGCCGACGAGGCGCTGCGGATCGGCCTGGTGAACCGGGTGGTGGGCGAGCCGGCCGAGCTGCTGCCCACCGCGCACGCCCTGCTCGACGAGATCGCGAAGGGTTCCGCGCTGGCGGTCCGGCTGACCAAGCTCGCCGTGGACGCCCCGCCCGCCGCGCACCCGCAGCTCGACCTGCTGAGCCAGGCGGTGCTCTTCGAGGACGAGGAGAAGCACCGGCGGATGACCGATTTCCTGGAGCGCCGTCGCTCCCGCTGA